GTTCGGATAATCGGAGCGGCCGGTGGCCATAATTACGTCGTCGCGGGCCGCCTTCGCGTCCGGGTAGGTTATCTCGGGGTCCGGGTTGGCCATGGCGAAGATGACCGGGTCGGAAGCCATGGAGCGGACCATGTTCTGGGTCACCAGCCCGGCGGTGGAGAGGCCCAGGAAGACGTCCGATCCCACCATGGCGTCGGCGAGGGTGCGCCGATCGGTCTTGGCGGCGAACTGCTGCTTGTACGGGTTCATCCCCTCCTTGCGGCCGGCGTAAATGACGCCCTTCGAGTCCAACAGGATGACCTTCGCCGGGTCCACCCCGAGGCTGATGTAGTACTTGGTGCAGGCGATACCGGCGGCCCCGGCGCCCGAGACCACGAGACGGATGTCTTCTATCTTCTTGCCATTTAGCTCCAGGGCGTTCAACAGCCCCGCCCCGGAGATGATGGCCGTCCCGTGCTGGTCGTCGTGGAAGACCGGGATGCCCATCCGCTTCTTCAGCTCCTCTTCGATGACGAAGCAATCGGGGGCGGCGATGTCCTCCAGGTTTATACCCCCGAATGTCGGTTCGAGCATCTCCACGGTGCGGATGATTTCGTCGGGGTCCTTGGAGTCGATTTCCAGGTCGAAGACGTCGATGTCGGCGAAGCGCTTGAAGAGAACGCCCTTGCCCTCCATCACCGGCTTCCCGGCAGAGGGGCCGATGTCGCCCAGCCCGAGCACCGCCGTGCCGTTCGAGACGACGGCCACCAGGTTTCCCTTGGCCGTGTACTCGTAGACCTTGGCCGGATCCTTCTCTATCTCCAGACAGGGGATCGCCACTCCGGGGGTGTACGCCAGGGACAGGTCGAGCTGCGTCCGGCACGGCTTGGTGGAAACGACCTCTATCTTGCCGGCCCTGCCCCGGCTGTGGTATTCGAGAGCCTCCTCGCGACTGATGGCCATCCTCTCCTCCAATAAAAAGGCCCAGGGCGTGCCCCGCGCCGGTTACTCTCCCCCCGTTCCCCAAAGTGGAGACGAGGAAAAAACTTAACCCTCCCGAACGGCTCGCCGTCGATCCGGGTGCCAAGGGTGATGCGGAAAACTTTCTGTACCCCGTATACCGGGATTTCATCTTCGACCCAACTAGATGAAAGTACTCAGGTGCAAGGCCGACTTGGGCGCGAACCGCCGAGGGATGGAGGGGCAAGGGGCTTAAGCCCCTTGTCTCAACGGATTTCATTTGTTTTAACCGTTCTCCCGACTTCCCCGTCAGGAGTTCGCGCGAGTCCATCCGAAGACCGCTGCAAATCCCGCCCACCCGACCCCGCCTTCAGAACGGCACACTCCCGCACCACGTCGTCGGGGAGCTCGGTCACCGCCCACATCTCCGCCCAGCTACCTATCTTCGCCATCTTGGCCGCAATGTGATACCCGAGGACGTAGCCCTCCTCGATCCTGGCCAGCATGTCCTCCAGCGTAGAGCAGGAGCCGAGGAGTTGGTGAAAGGTGTCATGGCCGATGCCGTCGCGGCACTTGGAAACGAGGATTAGAACGCCCCCTTCGGTGAGGGCCAAGGCGCCGTTGTGCAGTGCCTTCTGGGACTGGTAGAGGTCCACGTCCATGGGAAAGGGGGCGACGCTGACCACCACGTCGGCCTTGGCGGGAACCTCGACGCAGAAGACCTCCTTGGCCCGCAGGGTGGCGGCGTAGAAGGACTCGTGGATGTGCCCGGCGGTGGCGGCGTATATTTTGCGATCGCGGTCCAGGACGGTCTGGATGGAGAAAATCGGTTTCTCGGCGATGGCGGAAAGGGCGTCAACCATGTCCTCGTGGACCGGGTTGCCTTCGAGGGCCAGCGCCCGGGCCCGGACATCCATAGCGAATTTGTGGTTTTGTTCGATTGTTAGGTAAGACGCGATGCCGGGCAGGAAGAACTTGCGGCCGCCCGTGTAACCGCCGAAGTAGTGGGGCTCGACGGAGCCGATGATGACCAGCCGGTCCGCCTCCACCCCCAGGCGGTTGATCCACATCTCGGTCCCCGACTTCGAGGTGCCGATGTGGACCATCTCGGCGTCGGCCCTCGCGTCGTGGACGTGAATCCTATCGCGGAAGCGCTCGAGGTGGCGACCAAAGATGAAGCGGAGCTCCTCCTCGGTGGGACCGCGGTGGACGCCGGTGGCGATCAAGAACCGCGGCTCCACGCCGACCAGGTCACCCTCGATGATGTCGAGGACCTTGGCGGTGGGAGTGGGCCGGGTGCCGTCGTTGACGATGACCAGAACGTTACCGCCGGCGCCGATGAACTCGCCGAAGGGAACGGCGCCGAGGGGGTTAGAAAGGGCGCGTCGCAGCGTTTCGATCTCATCGCCCGTATCCACCCGGTTCGGGTGAACGATGCCGGCCAA
Above is a genomic segment from bacterium containing:
- the larA gene encoding nickel-dependent lactate racemase yields the protein MEIRVPWGKGEQTVELERDRLAGIVHPNRVDTGDEIETLRRALSNPLGAVPFGEFIGAGGNVLVIVNDGTRPTPTAKVLDIIEGDLVGVEPRFLIATGVHRGPTEEELRFIFGRHLERFRDRIHVHDARADAEMVHIGTSKSGTEMWINRLGVEADRLVIIGSVEPHYFGGYTGGRKFFLPGIASYLTIEQNHKFAMDVRARALALEGNPVHEDMVDALSAIAEKPIFSIQTVLDRDRKIYAATAGHIHESFYAATLRAKEVFCVEVPAKADVVVSVAPFPMDVDLYQSQKALHNGALALTEGGVLILVSKCRDGIGHDTFHQLLGSCSTLEDMLARIEEGYVLGYHIAAKMAKIGSWAEMWAVTELPDDVVRECAVLKAGSGGRDLQRSSDGLARTPDGEVGRTVKTNEIR